The genomic window CGGCAAATCCGGGGATATACGAGGGCGTCACATCGGCCCCCGGTGACAAAATGCGGGCTTCGGTCAGCTTCGACGGCTCCGCCTACACCATGACGGTGGCGAATGTGACGCAGAACTGGACGCGGACCACCGTCGTGGAGTCCGACGCCCCGGCATTGACCGCGGAAATTATTGTCGAGGGCCAGCTCAACAGTGCCCTCCCATCGTTCAGTCCGATCACCTTCACCAACGTGCAGGTCGACGGAAAGCCGTTAACGGCCTTCGAGCCGGTGAGCTATTCGATCGGCGCCACCAACGGTGAACTCGGCCCCGGCCCGATCTCCAAGGACGGCAGCAGCTTCACCATTGCTAAATAGTCGGGCCACATGCCCGCGGCGAGGGGCCGGTCAGGTCCCCGACGCGTAAACATGGTTGTCGAGATCGGTAGCGACCTTCGATAGCCGATGCGTGGACCGTGCCGGGCGTCGGCGGGCGATCGCAAGCGGCGCCGCAGGGCGTTGCACAGTGACCGGAACGCCGGACCCCGCGGCACGATCCGGCCCCCATCGCACCGCAATCAGCGAAACATTAAGAGTCCCGCGATATCTCGGTCAGGATATGCGCCACGCTGCTAACGTGGGCCGTCCCGGGGCCGACGGTAGACCGGCTCTGCTGACAGGTGGAGATAACGCATGGCACAGTCCGGAATGAAGGAACTTATCACCCTCGGTCACGAACAGAAGTACATAACGCACGCTGAGATCAACGAGTATGTTCCGGAAGCCATCGGTGATCGGGATCAGTTCGTCGGCATCATCCAGATGCTCGACGCCCGAGGTATCCCGGTGTACGAGTCGGATCCGGTCTCCGGCGAATAGCGCTGGGTCAAGCGGGCAGTAACTCCGCGATCAGTTTCTCGATCCGATCGCGAATCTCGTCGCGGATGGGCCGCACGGCATCGACGCCTTTGCCCGCGGGATCCGCGAGCACCCAATCTCGGTAACTCACCCCGGGAAAGTACGGGCAGGCGTCGCCGCAGCCCATGGTGATCACCACGTCGGAGGCTGCTACCGCGTCGGCGGTGAGGATCTTCGGCGACTGGGCGGAGATGTCGATGCCGAGTTCGGCCATGACCGCGACCGCGGCGGGGTTGATCGAGTCGGCCGGTGCGCTGCCTGCCGAGCGGACCTCGATGACGTCTCCGGCCAGGTGGGTCAGGAATGCCGCTGCCATCTGCGAGCGGCCCGCGTTGTGCACGCAGACGAACAGAACGCTGGGCTTGGTTGCCATGGTTGGCCTTTCGGTTTCCGGGCCGGTGCCCCGCTGGGGCGTCGGGCGGCGCTGTCGGTTCGCTAGACGGCGGAGCTGACTGTGGATGCGTTGTCCCTGAACCGCTTTCGCAGCGCGAGGGAGACGTAGACGAGGCCGACGAGGACGGGCACCTCGATGAGGGGTCCGACGACTCCGGCGAGCGCTTGGCCCGAGGTGGCGCCATAGGTGGCGATCGCCACGGCGATGGCGAGTTCGAAGTTGTTGCCTGCGGCGGTGAACGCCAAGGTGGTGGTGCGTGCGTAGCCGAGCCCCATGACGGCACCGAGCAGGTAACCGCCACCCCACATCATGGCGAAGTAGATCAGCAGCGGAATGGCGATCCGCACTACGTCCAGTGGCTGCGAGGTGATCTGCTTTCCTTGTAGCGCAAAGAGAATCACGATCGTGAACAGCAATCCGTACAGCGCCAACGGCCCGATGCGCGGCAGCAGCGTCGCCTCGTACCAGTCACGGCCCTTGGCGCGTTCGCCCAAACGGCGGGTCAGATATCCGGCCAGCAGCGGGATCCCGAGGAAGATCAGCACCGACTTCGCGATCTGCCACGGCGAGGTGTCGATGGTGGCCTGTTCCAGACCGAGCCACCCGGGCAGCACCGACAGATAGAACCAGCCGAGCACGGCGAACATGATCACCTGGAACACCGAGTTGAGCGCGACGAGGACCGCGGCGGCTTCCCGGTCACCGCACGCCAGGTCGTTCCAGATGATCACCATCGCGATGCAGCGGGCCAGGCCGACGATGATCAAGCCGGTCCGGTATTCGGGCAGATCCGGCAGCAACAGCCAGGCGAGCGCGAACATGAGTGCGGGACCGAGCACCCAGTTCAACATCAGCGAACCGACGAGCAGACCGCGATCACCGGTGACGGTGTCGAGGCGGTCGTAGCGAACCTTGGCCAGCACCGGATACATCATGATCAGCAGCCCGATCGCGATCGGCAGCGAGATGCCGTCGATCTCGACCGCGCTCAAGGCGTCACCGAGGCCGGGGATCAGCCGTCCGAGCCCGAGTCCGGCGACCATCGCGACACCGATCCACACCGGTAGGAACCGGTCGAGCGTGGAGAGTTTCGCAACGACACCCTGCTCGTTGGCCATAGTGTCCACGCTCATGCGGTCACTCCGGCCGCAGTGCCGCTCTCGGTCAGCAGCACCTGCGAGAGTCGTTGCAGCGCATCGGGAATCACCCGGTAATACACCCATGACGCACGGCGCTCGCTGTCGAGCAGTCCGGCCTCGCGCAGCACCTTCAGGTGATGGGAGATCGTCGGTTGGGACAGCTGGATACCTTCCGACAGATCACACACGCACGCCTCCTGTCCTTCGCGGCTGGCGATCGCGCTCAGCAGGCGCAGCCGAATCGGATCCGACAGCGCCTTGAACACTCCGGCCAACTCGCCCGCGGCCTCGGCGGTCAGGGGTTCGCGCACGATCGGCGCGGCGGTACACGACTGCACCGGCGTCACCACCAGCTTTGACTTCGACATGCGCCTATATTGATCGATATCTAATCAATGAGCAAGCAAACAGCCGGTGAACCCCGCGCGGCCGCCGAATGCAACGGCACTCAGCGGCCTCAGTTGATCGGCGATCGCCGCTCGATCAAGACCGTGTCGTGCCACACGCCGTCCAACTTGGCGATGCGTTCGCGGATGCCGACGGTGCGATACCCGGCGGCGTGGTGCAGCGCGATGCTGGCCCGGTTCTCGGTGAAGATCGCCGCTTGCAGGGTCCACAATCCGGCGGCGTCGGCCTCGGTGACCTGCTTGTGTAGCAACGCTTTTCCGACCCCGCGGCCGCGGTAGCCGCCCGCCACGTAGACCGTGGTTTCGGCGACGCCCGCGTAGCACTCGCGGGTGGACACCGGGCTCGCGGCGGTCCAGCCGACGACTTCGCCGTCGATCTCGGCGACCCAGCGGTGCTCGGGCAGCCAGTGTGCGTCGAGGCTGGCGCGACTCGGCACGGTGGTTTCGAAGGTGGCCAGGCCGGTGCTGATGCCCTCGGCGTAGATGCGGCGCACGGCCGTCCAGTCGGCGGGTCGCAGGGCCCGGACGGTGACGTCGGCGGGTACCTCGTCGGGGCAGCACGGGCGTGGGGCGAGCAGGCCCATGACCGCGTCGGCGGCGTGCGGCAATCCGGCGCAGCAGGCCTCGTTGACGGTGACGATCGTGGCCGTGCCCTCTTTGTGCAGGCGGACGAATCCGACGTCGGCGAGTTTGCGCACGTGATGCGAGGTCGTGGACTGGCTGGTGCCGAGGATTTCGGTCAGCGCGCCGATGGTGATGCCCTTCGGGGTGGTGGCGACCGCGTGTAGCAGGCGCACCCGGACCGGCTCGGCCAAGCAGGCGAACCACTCGGCATAGGTGGTCGCCTCGCCGGTGGGCAGGACCTGGGCTCGGGGTAACGCGATGGCCATGGCCGCCAGTATATCGATCTGGATCGATGGTTGCATCTATCGACCGCGGTCGATACTCTCTCGATTGGTTAATCGATACGGATCGATGAAAGATGGTGTGCGATGAATGCCCTTCCTGTCGTTGTCGTTGGCGCGGGCCCGGTCGGGCTGGCTGCTGCCGCCGAACTCACCGCCCGCGGACTTCCGGTGCTCGTCCTGGAACGAGGGGACCGGGCGGGGGCCGCGGTGGCGCAGTGGCGGCACGTTCGACTGTTCTCCCGGTGGGCCGAGCTGATCGCGCCCGCCGCCAGGCCGCTGCTCGAATCGCGGGATTGGCAGCAACCCGACGTCAACGGTTACCCCACCGGTTCGGAATGGGCAGCGCGGTACTTGGGCCCTTTGGCCGAGGCGCTGGGGGACCGTGTCCGGTTCGGTACGGAGGTGATCGGCGTGGCCCGGCGGGGACGTGATCGGGTGGTCGATGCCGGTCGCGACACCGAACCGCTGACCGTGCACGTTCGTACCGGCAACGGGGAGGAACGGATCGCGGCCCGCGCGGTGATCGACGCGTCGGGAACCTGGACGACGCCGAGCCCGCTCGGCGGTGACGGTCTGCCCGCGATCGGGGAAACCGCCGCGGCGGACCGAATTTCCTACCGCGTCCCGGATCTCGCCGCACCGGACACCGCCGCCCGGTACGCGAACAAACACGTCGTGGTCGCCGGAAGCGGGCACTCCGCGCTCACCGCGTTGGTCGCCTTCGCCGCGCTGGCGGACGATCATCCCGCGACCCGCATCACCTGGCTGCTACGTCGCGGCGACATCGGCGCGACGTTCGGTGGCGGACAAGCCGATCAACTCCCCGCCCGCGGCGCGCTGGGTCTACGGGCGCAGTCCGCGGTCGAGGCAGGACGCATCAGCGTGGTGACGGGTTTCCGCACCGAGACCGTCGAACGCGACGACTCGGGTCGGCTGATACTCGTTCCCGCCGAAGGAGATCCGGTAACCGCGGTCGACGAGGTCGTGGTGCTGACCGGTTTCCGCCCTGATCTGTCGTGGCTCGCGGAAATCCGACTCGGCTTGGACGCCACCCTGCAGGCCCCGACAGCGCTCGCACCGCTGATCGATCCGAACGTCCACTCGTGCGGCAGCGTATATCCGCATGGGGTGAAGGAACTCTCGCATCCGGACCCGGACGTTTTTCTGGTCGGAATGAAGAGCTACGGCCGCGCGCCGACGTTCCTGGCGATGACCGGCTACGAGCAGGTCCGCTCTATCGCCGCCGCGCTCGCCGGAGATCGGGAAGCAGCCGAACGGGTGGAACTGGTGCTGCCCGAAACGGGCGTCTGCGGCGGGTCCGGGCTGTTCGACGCGCCCACCGAGGAGTCGAGCGGCGGCTGCTGCGCCGCTCCGACGGAGGTGCACGAGTTGTCGTTGCCCGCGCCGGTCGCGATCCAGGATCTGACCCTCACCGCAACTACTTCCCGCTGAACCCCTGTGCTGGAAGCTGTTTCGGCGCCACAGGCGCCCGCCGCAACCGATACCGGGTTGCGGCGGGTGCTGCTGGTGCTGTGCGTCACCGAGGTCACCAGCTGGGGCGTACTGTTCTATGCCTTCCCGGTACTGCTCGGCAAAATAACTATCGCCACCGGCTGGTCGGCGACCGCATTGACCGCCGCGTTCTCGGCGGGGCAGCTCCTCACGGCGCTCGTCGGGATTCTGGTCGGGCGGTGGCTCGACCGTCGTGGTCCGCGCGGGGTGATGACCGCGGGTTCGCTGCTGGCTGTCGCGGCGCTGGTCCTGGTGGCGACAGCATCGAGCCTGCGGTGGTTCTTCGCCGGTTGGCTGCTGGTCGGCGTGGCGATGGGGGCGGTGCTGTACCCGCCCGCCTTCGCGGCACTGACCCGCTGGCACGGCCCGGACCGGGTCAAGGCGTTGACCGTGCTGACGTTGGCCGGGGGACTGGCCAGCACGGTGTTCGCTCCGGTCACCGCCGCATTGTCGGCGCACTTCGACTGGCGGGCAACCTATCTCGTGTTGGCGGCGATTCTCGCAGTGGTCACCGTGCCGGGCCACTGGCTCGGGCTACGGCTGCCGTGGCCGCCACGCGCGGTCGCGGAACCCGGGCACGCGCACCTCGCCGACCCGGGCCGGATCGGCCGTAGCCCCGTATTCCTCACGCTGGCAATCGCATTGAGTATTACCGCGTTTGCCTCCTTCGCCGTGGTCGTGACCCTGGTGCCGCTACTGACCGAACGCGGCATCGATAGCGGCACCGCTGCGGTGGCGCTCGGCCTCGGCGGCGTCGGACAGGTCGCCAGTCGCCTCGGTTATGGGGCACTGGCAAGTTGCACCAGTGTCCGCACCCGAACGCTGCTGATCCTGCTCGCCATCGCGGCCACCACCACGCTCCTCGGCGTTCTCACCACGGCGGCGGCGTTGATCGCCGCGGCGGTCCTGGGCGGCATGGCCCGCGGCGTGTTCACGCTGTTACATGCCACCGCCATCA from Nocardia iowensis includes these protein-coding regions:
- a CDS encoding RNA polymerase sigma factor region1.1 domain-containing protein, with protein sequence MAQSGMKELITLGHEQKYITHAEINEYVPEAIGDRDQFVGIIQMLDARGIPVYESDPVSGE
- a CDS encoding arsenate reductase ArsC encodes the protein MATKPSVLFVCVHNAGRSQMAAAFLTHLAGDVIEVRSAGSAPADSINPAAVAVMAELGIDISAQSPKILTADAVAASDVVITMGCGDACPYFPGVSYRDWVLADPAGKGVDAVRPIRDEIRDRIEKLIAELLPA
- the arsB gene encoding ACR3 family arsenite efflux transporter, giving the protein MSVDTMANEQGVVAKLSTLDRFLPVWIGVAMVAGLGLGRLIPGLGDALSAVEIDGISLPIAIGLLIMMYPVLAKVRYDRLDTVTGDRGLLVGSLMLNWVLGPALMFALAWLLLPDLPEYRTGLIIVGLARCIAMVIIWNDLACGDREAAAVLVALNSVFQVIMFAVLGWFYLSVLPGWLGLEQATIDTSPWQIAKSVLIFLGIPLLAGYLTRRLGERAKGRDWYEATLLPRIGPLALYGLLFTIVILFALQGKQITSQPLDVVRIAIPLLIYFAMMWGGGYLLGAVMGLGYARTTTLAFTAAGNNFELAIAVAIATYGATSGQALAGVVGPLIEVPVLVGLVYVSLALRKRFRDNASTVSSAV
- a CDS encoding ArsR/SmtB family transcription factor, giving the protein MSKSKLVVTPVQSCTAAPIVREPLTAEAAGELAGVFKALSDPIRLRLLSAIASREGQEACVCDLSEGIQLSQPTISHHLKVLREAGLLDSERRASWVYYRVIPDALQRLSQVLLTESGTAAGVTA
- a CDS encoding helix-turn-helix domain-containing GNAT family N-acetyltransferase encodes the protein MAIALPRAQVLPTGEATTYAEWFACLAEPVRVRLLHAVATTPKGITIGALTEILGTSQSTTSHHVRKLADVGFVRLHKEGTATIVTVNEACCAGLPHAADAVMGLLAPRPCCPDEVPADVTVRALRPADWTAVRRIYAEGISTGLATFETTVPSRASLDAHWLPEHRWVAEIDGEVVGWTAASPVSTRECYAGVAETTVYVAGGYRGRGVGKALLHKQVTEADAAGLWTLQAAIFTENRASIALHHAAGYRTVGIRERIAKLDGVWHDTVLIERRSPIN
- a CDS encoding FAD-dependent oxidoreductase, coding for MNALPVVVVGAGPVGLAAAAELTARGLPVLVLERGDRAGAAVAQWRHVRLFSRWAELIAPAARPLLESRDWQQPDVNGYPTGSEWAARYLGPLAEALGDRVRFGTEVIGVARRGRDRVVDAGRDTEPLTVHVRTGNGEERIAARAVIDASGTWTTPSPLGGDGLPAIGETAAADRISYRVPDLAAPDTAARYANKHVVVAGSGHSALTALVAFAALADDHPATRITWLLRRGDIGATFGGGQADQLPARGALGLRAQSAVEAGRISVVTGFRTETVERDDSGRLILVPAEGDPVTAVDEVVVLTGFRPDLSWLAEIRLGLDATLQAPTALAPLIDPNVHSCGSVYPHGVKELSHPDPDVFLVGMKSYGRAPTFLAMTGYEQVRSIAAALAGDREAAERVELVLPETGVCGGSGLFDAPTEESSGGCCAAPTEVHELSLPAPVAIQDLTLTATTSR
- a CDS encoding MFS transporter, which produces MLEAVSAPQAPAATDTGLRRVLLVLCVTEVTSWGVLFYAFPVLLGKITIATGWSATALTAAFSAGQLLTALVGILVGRWLDRRGPRGVMTAGSLLAVAALVLVATASSLRWFFAGWLLVGVAMGAVLYPPAFAALTRWHGPDRVKALTVLTLAGGLASTVFAPVTAALSAHFDWRATYLVLAAILAVVTVPGHWLGLRLPWPPRAVAEPGHAHLADPGRIGRSPVFLTLAIALSITAFASFAVVVTLVPLLTERGIDSGTAAVALGLGGVGQVASRLGYGALASCTSVRTRTLLILLAIAATTTLLGVLTTAAALIAAAVLGGMARGVFTLLHATAITDRWGTAHYGQLTGLLSAPLTITMALAPFATTALAAAVGGYAAVYLLLGGLVAAAAVLSLVAIPKHARKEPLS